The following is a genomic window from Falco peregrinus isolate bFalPer1 chromosome Z, bFalPer1.pri, whole genome shotgun sequence.
agagtAGACTTGTGGAAGATTAACTTATTGCTACTTAAGAATAGAATATcatggtgagaaacaaagaggaaaactaaaaacacctttcccccacccttcttcccaggcttaattTCATTCCTTCATTCCCAGCTCTTCTACTTAATCTTGCCATGAGTGATGCAGGGGGTGGATGGGAAATGGTGGTTTGCAGTCAGTTCACCACACTTTGTCTCTGTTCGTCCCTCCTTACACTGTTGCTCTGTTgcagtgtggggtccctcccatgggataCAGTGGTTCACAAACTGATCAAATGTAGGTGTTTCCAATGGACTGCAGTTCTTCCAAGTCGTGTTTTTAGCAGAACAGAAGTGACTCATGTCATGATTATCAGTTCTGAGATACAAAGGATTGTAGCATAATCTGAATCAAAAGACAAGATACAGAGCTATTCTTAATAGCTTTGGATTTTTTATCCTAAAGATGTAGATTACAGAGGAGGATTGACAGTCACTGGGTAAACTTTTTGTCCCAAAACTGGAGACTTGAGTCTCTTCTGAGCTGTATTGGTAACATTAATAAGGCTGTACTCTGATCTTTTCATTTGTCTGTTGGTTTAGTTCAAGGGTCAGGAGTAGGTCACATCAATAGCTGTCTACCAGCAGCTGAATTAGTGAGACTGCTAGGTAAACTGGTACAGCTGGCTTCTTTATGTCATTTTATGTCTTACTCTTAGAGATCTTGGCAGGGCACGGTAAGAGGTTATTGAGACTTTCCCTCACCCACCCGTTTTGTTTCTGGTCTGCCCTCCATTAGGCTTCTGATTGCAACACTGTTGTGTTTATAGTAAGGCAGGGTGTGGACATCTTCGCATAAAATAGGCTCAAGAGTTACAAATACGATACTTAAGATGAAAATATGTTAATGAAGCATGGCTATTCAAtatttaaggtttttttctctttctcttacaGTTTGAGGGTGGCTCTGGATATGGTAAGTGTTTATGTAGGACTTCTATGTATCTTTATTACATAGTTATTAAAGGGCTTGATGCATACGTTTAAATCAGATTATTCTTATGCAGGGGGGCGTGGCTCATATGGAGATCTCGGTGGACCTATCATCACAACACAAGTAACAATTCCCAAAGATGTAAGTAAAGGTGACTTGCACTCAGCTtgtcttttaggaaaaaaaaaaaaaaaggtcacagCCTCTTCTTAAACTGCACAAGTAAATCAGAAGTATTTAGGGTGCTTGATAAAAACCCAAATGTTTCTAAATGACCAAAAGTCTGTTCTTCAAGTGTTAGGTTTGTGTCTTCACTTTTGAGACACACTAAATGATTTTAGTAATTGTTAAAATTCAGTAATAGAGATGGTCTATGTAACATGTTTTTTGCGACTGAGCAACTGGTTCCACAGTTTTCTCACCTGCGTTTATACTGTTAATACTGCAGAGGTTGTTTTGGGGCTGTAAAGTAAGCTTCCATTGCAAGTCTAAAAACTAAACTTACGGAAGCTACTCAAACACTGCTGTGATTTTCATAACTGTTTTTAGAGAGAAAGTTGTATCAGGAAAtgaatgttttgctttcttccctaGTTGGCAGGATCTATTATTGGAAAGGGAGGCCAGAGAATCAAACAAATACGCCATGAATCAGGAGCTTCGATCAAAATCGATGAACCATTAGAAGGCTCAGAAGATCGGATAATAACTATTACGGGAACACAGGACCAGATACAAAATGCACAGTATTTACTGCAGAACAGGCAAGTTGAAGTTTAATGTTATCCCCACTATCAGTTTTAAACAGACATGTGTACTCTAAAGCTGTTCTTTTTTGTGATGCAGTTTTTACAAGGCAGGTTCTAAGTAACAATTTAAACCTAACTTCTCCAGTGGTAGTTCTGCCTTGATTCTCTTCTGTTCTCCgttcaaattaaaatgaagacaCTCTCAAAACTAATCTTGCTGGAAGACGCCCTAACCAAGCAATCCTCTCATTTCTCTGgtgaaaactgctgcaaaaaacTACTTGTAATAAATTACATAGAGCCTGTAGAAAATATAGAAGATTTCAGTGGATGTTGGCCTAGTTCTGTGTGGAAGACTagtgattttgttgtttttagaTAACTAAATTGACAACAAATCACAGTCTGCCATATGGCACAGACCATGCCTCTACAGGACAAGTTGAAATCTATTTGGTGCTGTTATGCAGCATTTCACACCTTGCTGACATTACTTTGTCTTTTCTGCCAAATAAAAGCTAGCTTCAGAATTAATTTGCTTAGTTTTGCTTTATTAACATGTTGGCTGTCATAGCAGATAATAATGTTTTAACTTGAATGTTCTTTAGATTACTAATACTTAAAATGTGCctaaaatatattaatagaCCTATAATTTATTAGCcattgatatttttaaattatttacttttaaatgtattagGAACTTGTAattttatctgctttaaaaatgtcattgtgAATGTTGATGCAAGATGTATGGTTCATCATTCTaatacatgcttttttctttttcttttatagtgTGAAGCAGTATGCAGATGTTGAAGGATTCTAatgcaagattattttttcttttttatagtgTGAAGCAGTATTCTGGAAAGTTTTTCTAAGACTAGTGAAGAACTGAAGGAGTCCtgcacccttttttttttaatctgcttctgtttaaaaagcCAACATTCCTCTGCTTCATAGGTGTTCTGCATTTGAGGTGTAGTGGAATCTTTGCTGTCCACCAGATGTAACGTTTTAGTTCCTTACAAATACATGGGGGAGGGAAAGGGCACACAAGACTAACATTGAAattttgaagcagcagcagagagagtgaattttatttttactcattGTTGGTAGTAAACTGTAATGTTTTTATGTAATTGTTGTGAACACCTGGCTTTTATGTACACTGTATCTTTCTCAGTTGGGGAGAATACTGGTAGTCCACATGTCCCTGGCATCCTTTGAGAGCGGTATGCAGAATGTAATGctctttcaaaagaaacttGTTAAGATTGTTGAATAAATCTAGTGAACCTATTCTTGGTGGTCATTTTTATTCAGATGTACATAACGTAGTATCTAAGATGGAAACACccttcccccccaacccccgaAAGTTGCTGTTAAGCTTGcccttctgcttctttcatATAGATGGAGTTATGTGAGATTTTTtgacaaattaaagaaaaccatGTGAAAACAATGACTCTGCTTTGCTGttgggaaaagcaaaaacattaaTGCAAATGTTGTGTAAAACTTGACATTTTTGCAAGTGTTTGGCCCTATTTGCAGTACATTATATATATTGGTGAcagtatataaataaaatactataaaaCTTTGTGATGTCACTGAGTAAACTGGTGAAGTACACCTGGATATAGACAGCTAGCTTAATGCAGGTAACACTGTTAGAAATGGCAGTTGCTGTACCATTACTGAAtgatgaaatacagttttctgaGCTTTCATTTGTATGAGGTAGAAATTCCTGTGAATTGGCAAATCAATAGTATCTAACTCTGTAACTTGTTTTTCATTGTATGCAAAAATTACTGGTTTCCCTGCTGTACGTTGAATTCCATAGAAGTTATttgtgagaaattaaaaaaatataaagcctCTGGATATCTCCTGTAATACCTTGGCATTCGTATTTATAGTTTACAAGTTTTAACTTCACTTcctgaataaaaatgaattttaaactgCAGAACTGTGTGGCACATACAGATACGATAGGTCCAGGCTGAGTGTGGATTCTTTTACCCTGGGGTggcttttcttggttttgtttttttgcctTGGGTTGTAGAACgtttcactttgctttttttttaatggcgTGGGGTTATTCCTGTGATAGTAAGCAGATGTTTCTAAGACTTTACAAGAAAGGCAAGGAGCTGAGACGGTAAAAACTGTTAGCACCTTGCTTTTTGTCACGAGAAGACAGGTGGCAACTGAAAGTACCTGTGACACTGGCACTTCTTGGCAAAGGCTAACTCCAAGTTAGAGGAAAAAATCTGCAATCAAGGTTTTGGGCAAAATGCCAGTGGACTAAAACATGGGTGCCAAGTTTCTCCTGCATGCCTCCAGCCTGTGTATGTGTAGAAGGCTGGGGTTGCAGATGGTAGTTcggttttgatttttttaaaaattggcaGGAAAGGACACGTATTGacatgtaaatgtttttttgtttgcttccccctgccaccaccaccccccccttttttctttcagtgctttggatcacagaatggtcagggttggaagggacctctggagatcataaATCaggtgcagctggagcaggttgcacaggatcaaGTCCGggtgggtttgaatgtctccagagaaggagactgcacagcctctctgggcagcctgtgccagggctctgtcaccctcgaGGTAaacaagttcttcctcatattcagatggaagttGTCCCGTATGCTGTTGCTGGGCTCCACTGACAAGAGTCTGGCCCTGTCCTCATGGCATTCCTCACCCTAAAGATATTTCTATGCATTCACGAGACAGAtcctctctcagccttctccaggctacccaggcccagctccctcagccttccctcatgagggagatgctccagcccccccacccccttggcAGCCccccgctggcccctctccagtcgctccctgtctctcctgaactggggagcccagcgctgggcacagcactccaggtgcggcctcagcagggcagagcagaggggcaggacaCCCCCCGCacccgctggccacgctcctcctgatgCAGCCCGCGCTGGCAGCGGCCTTCTTgcccaccagggcacactgctggcccacgggccgCTCGGTGTCCTCCAGgcctcccaggcccttccccgcagagctgcctgccagcaggtcagccccagcccgtgctggtgcgtggggtcgCTCCCCCCCGGCGCAGGACCCTacccctgcctttgctgagcttcatgacgccccccctgccccactgcccagcctgcccgggccccgccgaacggcagcgcagcccccggggTATCAGCCGCCCTCCCAGCGCTGTACCACCAGCAAACTCGCTGCGGGCACGCTCTGCCCCTTCACCCAGGGCGCTGGTGATTCTTTTGGAAAACAGCACGAGGCTGAGCACACGCACCGCTCCAGCGTGGCAGGACCTTTGCGGGTTTTCTCAGCGTAACGGCCTGTGAGAACCGCATGCGCCACAGCGCTCCCGGCCGGGCGGCTCCCGCGGGCTTGGGGTCAGCGCGTATCCCCCGCCGGTCCCGGCCGCCCCGAGCCGCGCAGCAGCCGGTGGGTGCAAGGCCGCGGCCGCGACCGGGCACTTCCCCCACCCCGCGCCGGCAGCCGCCGCCacccgcccgctccccgccctgccccggTGCCCCGCGCGCCTGCGCACTGCGCGCGgagcgggggggcggggcgtgaggagcggggggcggggccggcggcgtCGCGGCGTTCCGCGCGGTCCGTGCGGGAGGGGCGGTAGCGGCAGCCGGGGCAGTACCCGAGCCGGGTGGCGGCGAGCGCGCCGAGGTGCGGGCGGCCGGCCGGGGGCTGACGGGCGGGCCGCTTGCCGCCGGTGCGCGGGGGGCTGGCCGGTGCCGGCGCTCGGCGGAGGGGCCTTGAAAGGAGCGCGTGTTTCCTGCCCGCGGAGCGGCGGCCGAGGATGGAGGCGTTCCCGTCCCCCCTGGAGTCCGCGGAGTTCATCGCCGCCCGCAGCGTGGACGTCGCCGTGGACGTGGAGGGGGCGCGGCGGGTGGCCGAGCGCCTGTTCGACAAAGCCGCGGCGGCCGAGTTCGGGCTGGCCGGGTGGAAGAGCCTCCACGAGCTGAACCCGCGGGCCGCAAGCGAGGCGGCGGTGGGCTGGGTGTTCCTGGTGGACACCCTCAACTTCTCCTTCTGGTCCGAGAAGGAGGATCAGAAGTACCTGGTGAAGTACAAGGGTAAAACGTACAGCGGGTACTGGTCGCTCTGCGCCGCCGTCAACAGGGCCCTTGACCTCGGTTAGTGAgcgcccggggcgggggcgggggggcgggggccgggctggggctcGCCCCGCCGTCTGTGGGCCCCGTCCGAGGTGGGGGGTTGGGTGTGAAATATCGGAGCTGCTTCAGCGACCGGAGCCGTTTCTGCCCGCTGCTGCGTGCGGTGTGACCAGCCCCATGTCCCGCAGGCGGTGCGTgcggggggcgctgcgggggcCGCGTGCCCGAGCTGCCTGGCTCGCGGCGCTGCCGTCTGCTTTCCGCCAAAAACACTGCAAGGAGCGGCCGTGCGTCAGCCCTTCGTGGCTTCTGTTATTTCATGTGTGTTTTTAGAATAAATTGCGTGTTGCCGTGACAAACGGCAAAACGAGACTTAAACTGAGCGTCCTCTGGGCTCATCTGGTACCAGAGCAGCTCCAGTACATCTGAAAACCCTTATGCCtccaaaaccagtattttagTGCTCACTCTTGTTGCTGTCATGAGGAAAAAAGGTATTACTAGGTACAGATTggatttttaattcattttctaCATATTTGTAAATCAGGGGAAGGTTTGCGTTGCGGTACTTTCTGTAAATGCAGAACGTGACCAAGGAGCTAACAAAAAACAGGCCTGTCCTGCTGGTACGTTTGCCAGTGTGGTCTGAGACCACCACACTCAAAAGACTAAAAGCACTTGGGGGAAAATGACATATAAAAAGTAAGGTAGGTTCCTTGGTTGCATGTTGGACATTTTTACCTGTGGAAGGAAGCACTGTGTGCAAACACAGATTTAGTTTTAAGCAGCAGTGTGAGCAAGGTTATCACTGAGCGCTCGGGTCATCTCAAGAGTTGATAGACTCTTTATTCTGACTGTATAGATGCTCTGATTTGTAGCAGGCCACAGCATTAGGGCTTAGGATATGATATGATAGCTTAAACATCttggttttacttttctgaagGAATACCTATTACTAGTGCATCATACTTCGCGACCATGACGCTCGACCAAGTTAAGAGTGTATTTCGCTCTGACACAGAGGTGCCCATACCTTTGATTGAAGAAAGACATCGGGTGCTGAATGAAAGTGGAACGGTTCTGTTAGAGAAGTTTGGAGGCTCTTTCCTCACCTGTGTtaaaaagagtgagaaaagtGCTCAGAAACTACTAGGTATCATACTGGAAAATTTTCCTTCTTACAGAGATGAAGCTGTGTTTGAGGTAAGCGAGTtctaacatttaatttcttacgACAAAAATTTACTCCTTACTGATTGTGACTTTTAAAAGATAGCTCTTAGGTTGTCTATGTACATTTTTTTGAGAGGATAGTTGGTTCAGAATTAATGTAGTATTTGTgaattgttggggtttttaatcCGGGAAACAGAAGGTGAACAGAAGCATTTCTGTGGAACTcagtgtattaaaaaataaaattgaagggaaataagaaggaaaattacTGTTACTTTAATAAATCACACTATTTATTAACAGTAAAAGGATCTTGATTGTCTTAAGTCCTTAACTAGTCAGGAATGCATTTCTAATGACAAGAGTCGCTTTTTCAGCAGAGGAGAGCCATTGTTTTCGTGTGCTGTCTCAGTCTTCATCACTTCATTGTAATTTATGGTGATATACTCCAGGTTCCCAATTAGATCACAACTCCTTTGTACTCCTTAGAAATGCATATTTGAGATAATTTATGCCTgaaaaattggattttttttatcccctACCCCACCCAGACAGCTACCAAGCCACCCCTCCCCCTTCCGTCTTTCTTCTTTTACCTTGAGAGTCTCCACAGCTAATGATGGAAATGAAACTCCAGTAGACCTGTGAAACTGTACAACTACTGGGAATCCACACTGTAACTCTTGTTGATTCAACAGGCATTGCTAAAACGGCGACAGGCCAGAAGTAATCCATACTTTTGTCAGGGTTGACAGTATACTGGAGATTTTTGGAGCCATTTTCCTGAAGGACTCTGTTTACTTCCCACTACTTTCtatctgctgtattttctgtgtctctGGTTTTGCCTGTACAGTCATGATTTTTAATTAGCATTGGTGATGTGTAGCTGCTCCAGTGCACTTTCATCTGTGGCAGTAATCGGCTATTACATCGTTATGTCCAAAGGACTTTATTCTCGTGACAGTGTAGCCTGTACTGCAGTTGGTCCATTATTTACTTCCTGTTGTGATTGTTtcaagtggtttttttttatttaacat
Proteins encoded in this region:
- the QNG1 gene encoding queuosine salvage protein isoform X1, whose amino-acid sequence is MEAFPSPLESAEFIAARSVDVAVDVEGARRVAERLFDKAAAAEFGLAGWKSLHELNPRAASEAAVGWVFLVDTLNFSFWSEKEDQKYLVKYKGKTYSGYWSLCAAVNRALDLGIPITSASYFATMTLDQVKSVFRSDTEVPIPLIEERHRVLNESGTVLLEKFGGSFLTCVKKSEKSAQKLLGIILENFPSYRDEAVFEGKKVSFYKRAQILVADTWSVLEGQGDGSFDDISSLTIFADYRIPQVLVHLKAIKYSEKLMKKLREGTVFQSGDKEEVEIRGCSIWCCALICKHLLELYEKKGQDMREKINAVLLDYHLWDYARDHREEMKNTPFHRTTTNEFDTGVVTDFWLTM
- the QNG1 gene encoding queuosine salvage protein isoform X2, producing MEAFPSPLESAEFIAARSVDVAVDVEGARRVAERLFDKAAAAEFGLAGWKSLHELNPRAASEAAVGWVFLVDTLNFSFWSEKEDQKYLVKYKGKTYSGYWSLCAAVNRALDLGIPITSASYFATMTLDQVKSVFRSDTEVPIPLIEERHRVLNESGTVLLEKFGGSFLTCVKKSEKSAQKLLGIILENFPSYRDEAVFEGKKVSFYKRAQILVADTWSVLEGQGDGSFDDISSLTIFADYRIPQVLVHLKAIKYSEKLMKKLREGTVFQSGDKEEVEIRGCSIWCCALICKHLLELYEKKGQDMREKINAVLLDYHLWDYARDHREEMKNTPFHRVRCIYY